From Triticum dicoccoides isolate Atlit2015 ecotype Zavitan unplaced genomic scaffold, WEW_v2.0 scaffold196117, whole genome shotgun sequence:
CTGAACCCTTTGGGAGAAGTGAGTAGTAGAGAAAGCATTGCTTCAACTCTGGAGATAAATCATCATAGCTCAAGCTTACTGAGTAGTTTAATTTCTCTCCTGGCCCGTCTTCTTCTTTCCAGCCAAAATCCTTGTGCAAAACATTCTCCCAGTCACGTTCATTAGGATTTCTTGTGCTTAACAGTCCACCCATAACTTTAATAGCAAGTGGTAAACCATCACATTTTTTAACAATCTTCATCCCAATATCTTTCAGCTCATCAAAATCACTTCCAACACCGACCTGCCAACAGTATAGGACAACTTTCAGTAATGGCAATATCCATAGTTTCGCTTGTACATGACACAAACacgatattatatttcctttttatGATACATAACTTTATATTCAAATATCATGTATGAGCTAAGATAGTAGCCCTGGTTCAAAAGATAATCACACAGTAGTACTAATGTATGAGCTATATCTTTTTGAACAGAAAGGAAGAAAAATATCTTTGATCAAAACAGCATGCATTGTACTTCTCAAAAAATAATGTCCCATAGTGACATTTCAAAATGTACGGTGTACGTAAATATGCAAAATATAACTCATTTGTAGATGAAGAACGGTGTTATACGTAATCAgaactaaaaaaattcaaaatttacaGAATCTAGTTATATGAAAATTCCAAACTAAGATTTGAAACATAGCTTTCCAACCTGCAAAATCAAAAACATTGAAAGAACTTAAATTTATTTAACTAAATATTTTCCTATCTAAATTAAAATTCTAAGATTAAATTTATGCACAATTCTCTATACTTTTCTATTTTAATTTGATCTGACCGATTATGGATTCACATATCCTCGCATATCAACGTTCTCATTTTCTTGTCAATGTAGGACTTGCGTTCCACCGCAACTAAAAACCATCGCGCATCGTATCAGATCATAAGGTTTTCCATGTGAAAATGGAGCCATTCAATTTGCCATGAATAATAGTAATACAATTTCCCCTTAACCCACAGGAATCCAAAGCAGCAGTCAAAGGTATTTGTTGGCGGTCGAGCCAATGCCATAAACAATATTGGAGAAAATATTTAATAAAATTGAAAAATATAATAAAATTGATATACAAACGTACACATATGATTGTGATACACCCAACCCCAAATGTGCAACATGTACTGCTAGATAAAGTTTGACTAAATTGATCTCCAAAATATTGTACTTGTTTGTAAAACAGATGAGTAACTGACCTGTGGCTGTGGCAGTTGTTTGTTTAGCAAGCACCAAGCATCTTCATCGTTTAGTGTGTCGACACGCAGGATGGAAGCTCCCATGCTCCGAACGACATCATCCTTTCTTGAGGTAACCAAGACTCGGCTTCCTGGTTGTGTAACGGCGGCATTAAGAATGGGGGTGCGAAGCACGTTTTCCCATGCTTCTTGGTTCCACACGTCATCCATGACCAGCAGAAACTTCTTTTTTGATAGAGCATCGGTGAGGTCCTGCACGAGGATGGTCTCATCCTTGGTCTCACTGTGCTCCCCCCCGGCTTGGGAGATGGCGGCCCTGAGCAGGTCCACCTTGGTGAACTGCTGAGTGATGCTCAGCCATATCTTCATTTTGAAATCCTCCTTGATGGCCTCGCTTGCAAAGACCTTCTTGGCGAGGGTGCTCTTTCCTATGCCGCCCTGGCCAACGATGGCCACCACCTTGACGATGTTGCTACCATGCTCGTGGCGGTTGTCGACGATCAGCCTATGCTCCAGTTCCTCTGCATTCTTCTTGATCTGATCCCCCACGAGATCGGACTCGACGAACTGTGCGTTCTCGCGCCTGGGGTGTG
This genomic window contains:
- the LOC119344974 gene encoding putative disease resistance protein RGA3; the protein is MAAVLDALAARVMNNIMDMGEAKMSMLLGVSHEIKKLEANVEPLRNILTDAERRRITDKSVQAWVTKLKSAMYEASDILDLCQLEAMDRHDKQHSRGLCLRLREKLPFLGCLGEKLQGVLQPFLFCVQNPGFANEVGCRIKNLNDELLTIRNGVAGFNFNIDLGSYEERRRPLTSSAHPRRENAQFVESDLVGDQIKKNAEELEHRLIVDNRHEHGSNIVKVVAIVGQGGIGKSTLAKKVFASEAIKEDFKMKIWLSITQQFTKVDLLRAAISQAGGEHSETKDETILVQDLTDALSKKKFLLVMDDVWNQEAWENVLRTPILNAAVTQPGSRVLVTSRKDDVVRSMGASILRVDTLNDEDAWCLLNKQLPQPQVGVGSDFDELKDIGMKIVKKCDGLPLAIKVMGGLLSTRNPNERDWENVLHKDFGWKEEDGPGEKLNYSVSLSYDDLSPELKQCFLYYSLLPK